In the Pontibacillus sp. HMF3514 genome, CAAGTCATAAGTTGCTACTTTTGGAGAATCAATTAAAATGCGCTCTTCGCCTTTGAATTCTGCTTCACGTCCACCGCTCATAAAGAATGTAACGTGTGGATATTTTTCAGTTTCCGCAATGCGAAGTTGTTTCATATTGTTTTGCTCTAAAACTTCTCCGACTGTGTTATCCAAGTTAACAGGCTTGTAAGCTACATAGCCATTAACCGTTTCACTGAAGTTCGTAAGCATAACAAAGTGAAGGTTTTTCGGTGCCTTCTCCCCACGATCAAATTCGCGGAAATCATCGTTTGCAAACGTACGGGAAATTTGGATCGCACGGTCTGGACGGAAGTTATAGAAAATAATCGCGTCTTCGTCTTCAACAGTAGCGCGAGGCTCACCGTTTTCATCTGTTAAAACAGATGGAAGAACGAATTCGTCGTAAATATCATTCGCATAGTTATCATCAACGACTTCAAGTGGGTCCTGATAGCTAGGGCCTTCACCATAAACCATAGCACGGTATGCCTTTTCAACACGATCCCAGCGTTTGTCGCGGTCCATGGAATAATAGCGGCCTGATAATGTAGCAAGTTCCCCTACACCTAGCTCATCCATTTTATCCTGAAGGGCTTTGATATACTTTTTCGCTGACTTTTGACCAACGTCACGGCCATCTAAGAAACCATGAACATATACCTTCTCAAGACCACGTTTAGCAGCCATTTCAAGAAGCGCATATAAGTGTTCAATATGACTGTGAATACCACCGTCAGACAAAAGACCAAATAAGTGTAATGCTTTGTTGTTCTTTTTCGCATGTTCCATTGCATCAATGAAGGTATCTTTTTCGAAAAAGTCTCCCTCGCGAATGGACATGTTCACACGAGTCAAGCTCTGGTACACAATGCGACCAGCACCGATGTTTAAGTGACCAACCTCAGAGTTCCCCATTTGACCTTCTGGAAGACCAACAGCTTCTCCTTTTGCAGTTAGCTGTGAATGAGGATACTGATTCCAAAAGCGGTCAAAATTCGGCGTGTTTGCTTGCTTTACGGCATTTCCAATCTCATTATCCTCTAGACCAAAACCATCTAGGATAATTAACGCAGCTAAACGGTTGTCACTCATTTTGTACCTGCCTCCACTAACGCTAAGAAAGAGTCAGTTTTTAAGCTTGCACCGCCTACTAGCGCGCCATCAATGTCGGACTGACCTAACATTTCATCAACGTTCGCAGGCTTCACGCTACCACCGTACTGGATGCGAACAGCTTGAGCTGCTTCATCACCAGCAAATGCTTTTACAACGTTACGAATGTGCGTGCACATTGCATTGGCATCTTCTGCTGTAGCTGTTTTACCTGTGCCGATTGCCCAGATAGGCTCGTAAGCAATAATTACGTCTTGAACCTGTTCGTTTGTTAAGTCTTTAAGAGCTTTTTTAACCTGGTCTTCAACGATTGTTTCAGCCTGGTTGTTTTCACGTTGCTCATCAGACTCACCAACACAAACAATTGGTACAAGATTGTGTTTGAAAGCTGCATGTACTTTTTGGTTAACAGACTCATCTGTTTCGCCAAAAAGCTCACGACGTTCAGAGTGTCCTAGAACAACGTACTCAACGCCGATGTCTTTTAACATTTCAGGGCTAACTTCGCCTGTGAATGCGCCGCTTTCTTCAGCGTGCATGTTTTGAGCACCGACTTTTAAGTCAGTACCTTCTGCTCTTTGAACAAGTGCATGAAGGTGAGTGAAAGGTGCTACCACTACGGATTCTACCTTGTCACTTGATGGAACTGATTCTTTTACATCTTCAACGAATTGCTCCGCTTCACCTAAAAGCTTATTCATTTTCCAGTTACCTGCAATCACTTTTTTACGCATAGATGTCTCGCTCCTTTACTTGTCGTTTAGGGCTACAACGCCTGGAAGATCTTTACCTTCCATGAATTCTAATGACGCACCGCCACCTGTGGAAATGTGGTCCATTTGGTCAGCATAACCGAATTTTTCAACTGCTGCTGCAGAGTCGCCTCCGCCAATCACAGTATAGCCTTTTGTTTGGCCAAGAGCTTCAGCTACACCTTTCGTTCCTTTGGCGAATGTTTCAAGTTCAAACACACCCATTGGACCGTTCCAGATAACAAGCTTGGAATCCTTTACGATGTCAGCATACTTTTCAATCGTTTTCGGTCCGATATCCATTGCTTCCCAATCAGCTGGGATGCTATCGATATCTACAATTTGAGTGTTTGCATCGTCTGAGAAGTCGTCTCCTACCACTACATCTAATGGCATGTGGAATTGAACGCCTTTCTCTTCTGCTTTTTTCATATATTCTCTCGCTACATCAATCTTGTCTTCTTCTAAAAGAGACTTTCCGATTTCATAGCCTTGTGCTTTTACGAATGTGTAAGCTAGGCCACCACCAATGATGAGGTGATCGACTTTATCAATTAGATTATCGATAACGCCGATTTTGTCCTTAACCTTCGCTCCGCCAATAATGGCTGTGAATGGGCGTTCAGGATCTTTTAAGGCCTTCCCAAGTACACGTAGTTCTTTTTCCATCAAGTGTCCTGCTACTGCTGGGATATGATGTGCAATGCCTTCAGTAGATGCATGCGCACGGTGAGCTGCACCAAATGCGTCATTCACATATACATCAGCTAAGTTTGCAAATTCCTTCGCAAGGTCTGCATCGTTTTTCTCTTCGCCAGCATAGAAACGTACGTTTTCTAGAAGTAGAATTTCACCTTCACCTAGGTCGGATAGGGCTTTATTTACTTCAGGACCGTATGCTTCATCTGTTTTGGTTACTTCTTGTTGAAGTAGGTCGCTTAAACGTTTCGCAACTGGATCTAGACGAAGCTCTTCAACAACTTCACCTTTTGGACGGCCTAAGTGGCTCGCAAGGATAACTTTAGCACCTTTGTGAGCAAGGTACTGGATGGTTGGCAAAGCAGCGCGAATTCTTGTGTCATCCGTTACTTCACCTTCTGACATAGGTACGTTGAAATCAACGCGACAGAAAACCGTTTTTCCATTAACATCGATGTCTTGAATGGTTTTTTTCTCATTTACGTTCATGGGATGGACCTCCTTTGTTCAATGTCTAGCTCTGGCACCAGCTACTTAGATGCATGGGCTATTGGGTTAATCCTCGCCCCTGTATGTACGTTCCCTCTTAGAAGTTTGGGACAAACGTGTTCTATTGTTTGTGATGAAGAAACGATCTATCTATACTAGCCTTTTGGTAAAAATATGGTGTAATTCCATTCTTTACAGTCGCTTTTCATACAAACATCGCAAAGGAGGAGGCTAGTCTCCCCCACGCTTTGCGATGAACACCTATACATATATACGGTTAACAGGGGTTATTTTCCTTCCGTTGGGAAGATAAAACTTTATCTTATAGTCCTTTGCTATTAAGGTAAACAGCTAGGTCTACACAACGGTTGGAGTAACCTGTTTCGTTGTCATACCAAGAAACAATCTTAACCATGTTGTCTTCCATAACAAGTGTAGAAGCAGCATCGATTGTAGAAGAAGCAGTGTCACCATTGTAGTCGCTTGATACAAGCTCTTCTTCGCTGTAACCAAGGATACCTTTAAGTTCACCTTCAGCTGCTTCTTTAAGAGCTGCGTTTACGTCTTCTGCAGAAACGTTAGCGTCAAGCTCAGCTACAAGGTCTACTAGAGAAACGTTCTTAGTAGGAACACGCATAGCCATACCAGAAAGCTTACCTTCAAGCTCAGGAAGTACTTTCGCTACAGCTTGTGCTGCACCTGTCGTTGTTGGAATGATGTTTTCAGCTGCTGCACGCGCACGACGGTAGTCCTTGTGAGGTAGGTCAAGGATTTGCTGGTCATTCGTGTAAGAGTGAACAGTTGTCATCATACCGCGCTTAAGACCGAATTTATCGTTAAGAACCTTAGCATATGGAGCTAAGCAGTTTGTTGTACAAGATGCGTTAGAGATAACGTGGTGGCTATCTTTGTCGTAGCTGTCTTCGTTAACACCCATAACAACTGTTAGGTCTTCGCCTTTAGCAGGAGCAGAGATGATAACTTTCTTCGCACCAGCATCAAGGTGTTTCTTCGCATCGTCACGTTGAGTGAAACGACCAGTAGATTCGATTACGATATCTACACCAAGATCGCCCCAACCTAAGTTTGCAGGGTCACGCTCAGAAAGTACTTTAAGTTCTTTTCCACCGATTACAAGGTTGTCACCATTTACAGTAACTTCTTCTTCGAATTTACCATGCACAGTGTCATATTGAAGTAGGTGTGCAAGCATGTTTGCATCTGTTAAATCGTTTACTGCAACTACTTCTACTTCTTCGTTTTTCCAAGCTGCGCGGAATACGTTACGTCCAATACGTCCGAAACCGTTAATACCAATTCTGATTGCCATGAAAAATTCCTCCTTAAGGTATCTATCCTTAATGTTTTTATCTAAAGGGAAATACCCTTTATTAACTCTCTTGCTGCACCCTCATCGGTAATGAGTACATTGGATTGTCCCTGTTTAAAGTAGGAGTCAATCGCTTCAGCTTTTGATTTGCCACCGGCCACAGCCATAACACAATTAGTATGGTTTAAGTCTTCCAATTGGATTCCTACTGTGCGCACTTTGTGGACAATTTCTCCTTCTTTATTAAAGTAATACCCGAAAGCTTCACCAACAGCATCTCCTTCTTGAATAGTTTTCATAACGGATTGAGGCGTCTTTCTTCTTTCAGCCATGGTCATGGCATCCCCAATTCCGTGTACGATCAGATCTGAGCTACGAATCAACTCTAGTACTTCACGTACAGAAGGCTCACCGATGATGGTGTGATAGGATTCTTCGCTAAGCGGATCAGGAACATACAACAAACGATATTTCCCATTTGCTTTTTTCGCCATTTCAGCACAAATGGTATTAGCTTGCTTTTCCACTTGTTCTCCTAATCCGCCTCGGGCTGGGACAAACAAGCAATTTTGTGCTTGTTCTAGAGGGGTCATCATTTCAGCTACTGCTGCGACTGTACCGCCTCCGGTTACGGCTACCGTGTTATTCGGTCTTAAAACTTCTTTCATATACCGAACACATGCCTTGCCCATTTCCTCTTTTACCCATGAGAGTTCATCGCTATTCCCTGGAACGACGACTACATGATTTAAATTCAACTTTTTCTTCACTTGATTTTCTAAATCAGAGATCCCCTTTAGCTCATTCATAAATTCTTCGAGCTGCAAGAGAACTTGTCTGCCTTCTGTTGTGAGGTGCATGCCTCTTGTTGTAATCTCAATCAGGCTTTGCTCCTGAAGAAAATCAATCTCAGATCGAACCGTACGTTCAGCCATGGCCAGATTATCAGCAAGACTGCGACGTCCAATCGGTTCCATTTGTCGAATGATCTGTAGAATCTCATATCGACGCTGCATAATATCCAGCAAATCGGGGAATAGTTTACTCTGTAAGTCAATTAACGCCCTCATGGAAAAGCTCCTTTGCTGTATGTAAGCTTCAGCGGGGGCTTTTTTGTCCCGCCGTGACGTATTGTGTCCCACTCAGGGCAAAAAAATACAATAAGCTTACGTACACGTTTATTGTATCAGTCTGAAAACCCCCGTGCAACAAAGAAGAAGCGCTATTTTTATTGTAAACGCTTCATCACCTTTGTCGGGTCGATTTGGCCATAATCAATTTCTTCTCCATCGATTTCGACCACAGGAATCATAAGCTGATACTTCTCCAAGAGATCATCATCTTTATAGATATCTTTTTCCCGTATAACCACATCATAATTATGTAAAATTGTTTCCAGTAAGATCTTTGCATCATCGCATAGTGAGCATTTTTCTTTTGTATATAAAATAAGTTCTTTAGTCACGTTGTTAGACTTCCTTTCTTTTTCCGTTTAGATGAGGAAGGAATGTGAAGTGCTTCTCGATATTTTGCCACAGTTCTTCTCGAAATGTAAATGCCAAACTCCCGATGAAGACGATCACTGAGGGCTTGATCTGAATACGGTTTCTCTTGATCTTCTGTTTGTACGGTTTCTTTTATGAGTTGTTTAATGGATTGAGAGGATGTTTCCTCTCCCCCTTTTGCTTGTAACCCTGTTTGGAAAAAGGCTTTTAACGATACAATTCCTTGCGGCGTTTGAACGAATTTATTTTTTACAGCCCGGCTTACAGTAGATACGTGAATATTTGTTTCCTCAGCTATTTCACGCATACGTAAGGGACGCATGGCAGGATATCCTTTTTCAAAAAATGGAGACTGTCGATTCACGATTTGCTCAAGCACTTTTGAAAAGTTGATTGTTCTTTTTAGAATTGCGGTTTGGATACACTGAGCGTGTTGATATTTTTCATGAATATACTCTTTTGCTTGAGTATCATGGGTCGTTAGATTTAAAAGTGACTCTTCAATAGAAATAGAAGGTTGATTAAATGGAGATAACTCAAACCTCCACTGTCCAGCTTCTTTATAGATTTTTGCATCCGGAACGATATAATCTTGTTTAACTGGCGCTACTTGGAGTGCAGGTCTAGGATGGCAAGACTGAATGAGTGATATTGCATGTTCAGCTTCCTGAATTGTACACTCATATTTTGCAGAGATAGCGTCCAGGTTTTGCTCTGCTACATCTTGAAGGTCCTCCTGGATGATTTGGGTGATGTACTGTGGTGCGTTTTGGCGTTGGAGTTGTAATGCAATGCATTCCTGAAGCGTGCGTGCTCCAATACCTGCTGGTTCAAGAGATTGGAGGATTTCTAGTGCTTTATTAGCCTGCTCTTCATGGATATTACAAGCCACCTGCCACTCTTGTAGTGAAAGGTCTAAGTATCCGTCATCGTTAGTGGAATCGATCCCATACTCCACGGCTGCCTTAAGATTTGAAGGTATAGATATATGAAGTAACTGATCATGTAAATATTGATGGACTGAACGCTCATTACGATGTAGCTCGGGTTGTATAGCGCCCGAAGCAAATGATGTATCCTGTGGTTTGATATGAATTAGGGGATTATCGCTTACTTGATCCTCTAAAAATTGATTAAGTTCAATACCATTGTAGGTCAACATCTCAATTGCTTGACTCATCTTCTGTGTCATTTTCCATGTAAGCTTTTGTTCCTGAGTCAGTTGTTGATTCATCGCTGAGCCCTCCGTTCGTAAGCGGTTACATACTATTATAGCAAAAAACAGCGACCTAGTGGAGGGTCAGAGATATAAAAAGCCCCTTGAATTCTATTAGAAATTCAAGAGGCTTATTGAGCGCGCCCGGAGGGATTCGAACCCCCGACTGACTTAGGACCGGAACCTAACGCTCTATCCTGCTGAGCTACGGGCGCATAAAGAAAGTGGCGGCTACCGGTTAGGGGCGTATGAACTGGACTGAGCCGCAGTGCGATAAAGGAATCACGAAGAACGTAGTGATTCGATGTTGACTTATCGTGCGGAGGTGAGGGAAGTTCATACGCCCCTGGGAGCCAGAACTAGACTAGGCTCCACCTGGATAATAAATGTAAGTTGAAATTTTATTTATACGAATTATAAAGACAAGTTTTATTATATGATGCAACTGCTTAAAATTCAACCAATACTTCGCCTCTGAAACCTCTTGCATGAACGATTCCACTAAAGGAGATGCTAAATTATGAGGTGATTTTTTTATGTCATTAGCTCTCTTATTATGGACAGTTGCTATCTTTCTTACCGTACTACTTAGTTCGTACCTTATTTACCGTCAGCCTATCCCTACATTTAATGCATACTCATTTTATCCACCTGTGCATTCTCCTGCGCTACGCAAAACGTATTTCACATTGAAAACGTACGGCTTTCTTCCTTATACAAGTGTGCAAGTGGGCCGTGTGACCGTTGATCTAGCCTTATTAGATGTAAAGTTAGCTATATTATTTTACAGCCCTGAAGATTTACTTCACCCGGTGA is a window encoding:
- the gpmI gene encoding 2,3-bisphosphoglycerate-independent phosphoglycerate mutase; this encodes MSDNRLAALIILDGFGLEDNEIGNAVKQANTPNFDRFWNQYPHSQLTAKGEAVGLPEGQMGNSEVGHLNIGAGRIVYQSLTRVNMSIREGDFFEKDTFIDAMEHAKKNNKALHLFGLLSDGGIHSHIEHLYALLEMAAKRGLEKVYVHGFLDGRDVGQKSAKKYIKALQDKMDELGVGELATLSGRYYSMDRDKRWDRVEKAYRAMVYGEGPSYQDPLEVVDDNYANDIYDEFVLPSVLTDENGEPRATVEDEDAIIFYNFRPDRAIQISRTFANDDFREFDRGEKAPKNLHFVMLTNFSETVNGYVAYKPVNLDNTVGEVLEQNNMKQLRIAETEKYPHVTFFMSGGREAEFKGEERILIDSPKVATYDLQPEMSVYEVTDALLGELDAEKHNAIILNFANPDMVGHSGMMEPTIKAIEAVDECLGKIIDKISEKGGHAIITADHGNADVMITDEGKPQTAHTTNPVPVIVTKEGVELRDGGILGDLSPTLLDLLNIEQPAEMTGESLIKKNQ
- the tpiA gene encoding triose-phosphate isomerase produces the protein MRKKVIAGNWKMNKLLGEAEQFVEDVKESVPSSDKVESVVVAPFTHLHALVQRAEGTDLKVGAQNMHAEESGAFTGEVSPEMLKDIGVEYVVLGHSERRELFGETDESVNQKVHAAFKHNLVPIVCVGESDEQRENNQAETIVEDQVKKALKDLTNEQVQDVIIAYEPIWAIGTGKTATAEDANAMCTHIRNVVKAFAGDEAAQAVRIQYGGSVKPANVDEMLGQSDIDGALVGGASLKTDSFLALVEAGTK
- the pgk gene encoding phosphoglycerate kinase, whose product is MNVNEKKTIQDIDVNGKTVFCRVDFNVPMSEGEVTDDTRIRAALPTIQYLAHKGAKVILASHLGRPKGEVVEELRLDPVAKRLSDLLQQEVTKTDEAYGPEVNKALSDLGEGEILLLENVRFYAGEEKNDADLAKEFANLADVYVNDAFGAAHRAHASTEGIAHHIPAVAGHLMEKELRVLGKALKDPERPFTAIIGGAKVKDKIGVIDNLIDKVDHLIIGGGLAYTFVKAQGYEIGKSLLEEDKIDVAREYMKKAEEKGVQFHMPLDVVVGDDFSDDANTQIVDIDSIPADWEAMDIGPKTIEKYADIVKDSKLVIWNGPMGVFELETFAKGTKGVAEALGQTKGYTVIGGGDSAAAVEKFGYADQMDHISTGGGASLEFMEGKDLPGVVALNDK
- the gap gene encoding type I glyceraldehyde-3-phosphate dehydrogenase is translated as MAIRIGINGFGRIGRNVFRAAWKNEEVEVVAVNDLTDANMLAHLLQYDTVHGKFEEEVTVNGDNLVIGGKELKVLSERDPANLGWGDLGVDIVIESTGRFTQRDDAKKHLDAGAKKVIISAPAKGEDLTVVMGVNEDSYDKDSHHVISNASCTTNCLAPYAKVLNDKFGLKRGMMTTVHSYTNDQQILDLPHKDYRRARAAAENIIPTTTGAAQAVAKVLPELEGKLSGMAMRVPTKNVSLVDLVAELDANVSAEDVNAALKEAAEGELKGILGYSEEELVSSDYNGDTASSTIDAASTLVMEDNMVKIVSWYDNETGYSNRCVDLAVYLNSKGL
- a CDS encoding sugar-binding transcriptional regulator — protein: MRALIDLQSKLFPDLLDIMQRRYEILQIIRQMEPIGRRSLADNLAMAERTVRSEIDFLQEQSLIEITTRGMHLTTEGRQVLLQLEEFMNELKGISDLENQVKKKLNLNHVVVVPGNSDELSWVKEEMGKACVRYMKEVLRPNNTVAVTGGGTVAAVAEMMTPLEQAQNCLFVPARGGLGEQVEKQANTICAEMAKKANGKYRLLYVPDPLSEESYHTIIGEPSVREVLELIRSSDLIVHGIGDAMTMAERRKTPQSVMKTIQEGDAVGEAFGYYFNKEGEIVHKVRTVGIQLEDLNHTNCVMAVAGGKSKAEAIDSYFKQGQSNVLITDEGAARELIKGISL
- a CDS encoding glutaredoxin family protein; this encodes MTKELILYTKEKCSLCDDAKILLETILHNYDVVIREKDIYKDDDLLEKYQLMIPVVEIDGEEIDYGQIDPTKVMKRLQ
- the rpoN gene encoding RNA polymerase factor sigma-54, which encodes MNQQLTQEQKLTWKMTQKMSQAIEMLTYNGIELNQFLEDQVSDNPLIHIKPQDTSFASGAIQPELHRNERSVHQYLHDQLLHISIPSNLKAAVEYGIDSTNDDGYLDLSLQEWQVACNIHEEQANKALEILQSLEPAGIGARTLQECIALQLQRQNAPQYITQIIQEDLQDVAEQNLDAISAKYECTIQEAEHAISLIQSCHPRPALQVAPVKQDYIVPDAKIYKEAGQWRFELSPFNQPSISIEESLLNLTTHDTQAKEYIHEKYQHAQCIQTAILKRTINFSKVLEQIVNRQSPFFEKGYPAMRPLRMREIAEETNIHVSTVSRAVKNKFVQTPQGIVSLKAFFQTGLQAKGGEETSSQSIKQLIKETVQTEDQEKPYSDQALSDRLHREFGIYISRRTVAKYREALHIPSSSKRKKKGSLTT